A part of Microthrixaceae bacterium genomic DNA contains:
- a CDS encoding nuclear transport factor 2 family protein: MTAYPRAEMEEMVERWLQANRDAEAAGNWESMALMYREDATYGWNYGAKENFMAVGRDEIRDVALGLEMGGLDGWQYPYEHILIDEKKAMVVGFWRQVADAKRPDGGTYEVAGIGGSWFLYGGDFQWAWQRDWFDFGNAASLFMEMMTDGTLSDGMTARMERSLRPGQLPGHYKLADTPVGLWEMPS; the protein is encoded by the coding sequence ATGACCGCCTACCCCCGTGCCGAGATGGAAGAGATGGTGGAGCGTTGGCTCCAAGCCAACCGTGACGCCGAAGCCGCCGGCAACTGGGAATCGATGGCCCTCATGTACCGCGAGGACGCCACCTACGGCTGGAACTACGGCGCCAAGGAGAACTTCATGGCCGTCGGTCGCGACGAGATCCGCGATGTAGCCCTCGGGTTGGAGATGGGTGGCCTCGATGGCTGGCAGTACCCCTACGAGCACATCCTCATCGACGAGAAGAAGGCAATGGTGGTCGGATTTTGGCGTCAGGTCGCCGATGCGAAGCGACCCGACGGCGGCACCTACGAGGTGGCCGGGATCGGGGGAAGCTGGTTCCTCTACGGCGGCGACTTCCAATGGGCGTGGCAGCGGGACTGGTTCGACTTCGGCAACGCGGCATCGCTGTTCATGGAGATGATGACCGACGGCACCCTCTCCGACGGGATGACCGCCCGGATGGAACGCTCGCTTCGGCCCGGACAACTTCCCGGCCACTACAAGCTGGCCGACACCCCGGTCGGCCTGTGGGAGATGCCGTCGTGA